The Neofelis nebulosa isolate mNeoNeb1 chromosome 1, mNeoNeb1.pri, whole genome shotgun sequence sequence taggggcacctggctggctcagtcagtagaacatgtgacccTCAgagttgtgagtctgagctccatgAGGGGGGCAGTTtagttaaaatgaacaaaaatattaagtatcACTTTAATAAGAGCActactttaaaatggaaatgagtaTTTTTCATAAACCCCAAAATCTTTCTTCCTCAAGTATATATCAGAATCATaaggacaatttaaaaatttcatttcacaATACTTCAGGCATTATAGAAAACACTATGGGATATTTGGAACATTAATGTTATTCCATAAAGAGCTTATGTTCAATTCATCCTATAAGAATTATCATAATGTTGTCTAACACAACACTTAAATATGAATCTAATCCAATCAGCATGCAAGCTAACCAGTGTCAAGCATTAGGCTTAAATGTATCTATAAAATagtgaaaggagagaagaatgctttggaaaataaaaaagtcactGGAATCATTCCAGATAAAAATTCCCTCTTACAATTGTGGAAAGTTTAGTGCCAACTGTTGCTaagcaaatataaataatgatttCAGTTTGAGTCTTTACACACATACCTTATGAAACAAAATTATCTGTAACACTTTAACTTCTACTTACAcatctaccttttttttctattgcatAAATACATGTTAAAGGCTGGCATTAATATGAGTTCACAACTTCTGTGTATAAAACAACATGAATGCTGCAATAAGAACAAAAAGGTTACTACCTTGTCCCGGTTACTCGTTTATAGTTGTCTTTGGAATGGACTGCTAAAATACTGACTCCTGAACCAATGTTCACTATCAGCAGTGGATAGGGATCATCCAAGTTAAAAGGCATCTTTTGGCATCGCTCAGGTTCTGAGGCATTAGCAAAATAATAGCACTCTGCTTGTCCATTGAAACTGACAGAATCTATATACAGCAAGCCCTTTACAAGGCAGTCAAGTTCATCCAGTTTGTGCAGGTGGAGGTTTCCaatctgtaaaaaacaaaaacaaaaacaaaaaccacacaaaaacaccaaaaaagttGTACAAAGTGAACAAGGgacagtattaaaaatatttgactcAAATGCACTGTATAATTTTCACATACTTTATAAAACTTCAAAATCATCTATACATTTCCACTTGTTTTGTGTCAATATCTCTTAGTCCTATGATTCTTGGTGATGGTGGTATTACCTCTGGAGGTATTTGTGGGGATTATTTCAGTTTTcacaaagagaggagaaaagaaccaAACTAACATTTAATGGGCAGGGACTGTGATGTCAGATGAGTGGGGCACAACTCCAGTGAGTGGGGCAGTTgtgcaaaacaaagaaatatcccATTCCTGCTCTATCTTTCACTGTTCTGACAGACATTTTTGTAGGTAGCAGtaggaaaatttttttataattatccATGTCTGTGTAAACATAAAGTATTCTTTATAtggttttaatatatatacactaaatTTGCTAGGAATGCAACCATTATATAAACTGAGGGAATACTGGACTTCCATATCAATCTGTTACCATTTGTGGCTTTAGAATTTACGGTGAATTTATATCTAAGTGCCAGCATCTAACTATTTCATTATGCCCCTTTTATGTGATCCTACTAGAGAAATCTACCAATATATAAATACCTTCATTTCCTGTCTCTATATTATACTTTGAATACTAGTTTGAAATTATTAAACTCATTTCGGGTTAGTAAAGAATGTTATAAAGTATTTGTAATAAAATCTCAGCTCAGAGatcacttcctctgggaagcttTCGTTCTCCAGAACTTGTTAGGTACCACACTACTCTGGTGTTCCCGTGGCACTGTTTTTCACAGCAATAGCATTAATTATCAGACACGgtacttttacttttaaatcaTTTGTGTGGTCTAGACTACTACATTCTTTCGGGGCTAAGACTGTGTCTTATTTCCAGCTGAGCTGTGTCTAGCATAATACCTGACATATACTACATGCTCAATTATTAGCTTAATAAATGATGGAGCATCAACAGGAAAGTTATTACAGAACTTCATCACTAGAAAATATTGATAGTGGCCAGGTGAAATGAAAGCTGACATCAAGGACACTGCTTTTGGTAAGAATACTAAACATCAAATATCTCATGTCCAAGCAAACTGGTCtcaaatttatgaaatttatgttcagattattcaatattttgaaaacaaatcagtattatccatcaaaataaaagaattaaaaaaaatttagatttttaaactaTCCCAAAGTTTAAGGGGCTTATGTTATATGAGCCATGTAAGTGATCACTTATGTTCTATTAAGATTTTCCctatataaatttaagaaattaaacgGTCCACTTGCATATtttcacagaaaacaaatttCAGTAGCCCCAAATGCCAACTTTCTAATTTTTACTCTAATGGAAAGAACTAGAAGCTTGGCAAACCCCCACTAGCACATAAATCAATGCTTACATTTGCCATTTCCAAATGGCACTCTTTGAGACAAGACCATGGTAATGTTGACAGATAAAATCAGGAAAAGGAGGTAATAGGGACTTTCATTCAGATGTCTACTAGTCAAAAGACACTGGCTTCAGCTGTttttctttgggggagggggatggcccTAGGAGAGAGGGCTATATGAGTAATAACAAAGAGCAATGCAAACACAGGACAATAATAGTGAAAATAATTCAAACCCCACTTATATCTGGCTTTGTACACTACCTAATTCACTGAAATTtcttattgtagctttgtaacaGTCCCTAAACCTAGCAGGTTTTACCAAACATTATGTACAATAAGGCCAAATCTGGGTGATTTTTTACTCAGTCTATAAAGGTGTTTAAGTGCCCCAAAAGAAGGGTGCCTaagttgctcagttggttaaatgtcttactcttgattttggctcaggtcatggtctcaaggttatgagatggagccccatgttgggctctacattgagagtggagcctgcttgagactgtctccctctgccccctcccaccccccccccccccacggccaAAAACATGTCCCAGATGAAAAGCTTGTCATGAATATAAACTTCCTCTGTATCCAAGCAGGGGCAACTAATCTAAGAAACATGTAAGATGGAAGGAAACCTAgactcatgtttgtttttttttttaattttttatttatttttgggacagagagagacagagcatgaacgggggaggggcagagagagagggagacacagaatcagaaacaggctccaggctccgagccatcagcccagagcctgacgcggggctcgaactcacggaccgcgagatcgtgacctggctgaagtcggaagcttaaccgactgcgccacccaggcgcccctagactcatgttttaaaaattaaagagaatggGTATCAATGTTTGGCTTTGAGTAACAGATACCTACTGTGCGGAAATCTTCTTCAAACTTGTAAGCACCACCTCCTGTAGCACATAGCACCGTGTGTAATGTTGAGAAGTTTTTATCTCTTCCCATTTGGATAAAAGTAGGCAGGTCATGGGTTGGAAATCTGATAAAGTGCAAGTTCCCTCTTCGGCCAAAAAGTGTTAAATCCTTCAGTTCAAGGTGTACATCCCGAATACCAGTGGATCCATATGCTACATTAGAAGTCAAATATTTCCGGATACTTTTTAAGCTCTCAacctcttcttgttcttcctctgCTGTGATATCAATAGGTTCAAAATAGGAGAGCTTTACTAGAGTCCCCCCAATGTCCATGCCAAACCATGGGAAAGCTGTggataaaaaaaagtaataacttTATCTACACTGGTTTTAGAAACACAAATTAGAAACACAAACTAGTTAATTAGCCACAAATTTCGCTTACTCTGAATCATGCAGTCAGTAATATTTTGGGGGTAAGATGCATCTTCTATGTGCAACTCAACTTTTTCCATTTGAAGCATTactttgtgtattttctaaaacTCTGTAACATAGGATGCTTAGAGCTGGTCCAGGGCCTTTTAATTCCTGGTCAGGTAGgcattccttttcatttattaaatacttatcATATGCCGCAGGGGATCAGGAAAAATTTGGAACAATTCTGTTTTAATAAATAGGTCACCACCTAGGACTTGATAATGTTTCTAGTAACACTGTAACATAGTAAAATTGGCCTATAATTACTTCAAGTAACCCAAGGTAAAAGTACctccttaaaaagaaatcttattcTTTCTCATTAAGCATTAGGTTTCTTTGGTACATCTGGTTAATAAAATTAGCTGTTAATAATATTGAAGGTAAGTCTACCTGGGGCATATGTGGGCAGCCAGTTCTATCATTTGGGTAGATAAGTTGGGACTTGGTGCTCTTTCACTAACTGGACTATATGACTTTAGAAGAGCCATTAACTTCTCTGAATCCAAGTTTCTTTAAGGTCTGTTTCTATTCTCTGGGATCTTAAACAAGATGatactcaaaataatttaatacttaaatacatacattacaaaatgcctcagaataaaatatataacaggTTTTTATGTAGAAGTTGTCAAAGACGACTAGTTCCctctaaaattctgtttcttaaatattagtgtttttgttaTGTGTGACTATTAGAAACCAGGAACATACAATTCAGCAAGATAGGATTCTATATATTTCTCCATTACAGAATTTTACATTtactgaaattaatattaaatatgagGAAGTGTAATTCTTTTCCTGGAGAAAGagctcacttttctttctttccttttctttctttctagcctGTTTTTGTATTGGAAACCCAAGTTGCAGATACAGGTCTATAATAAAGACAATCTTAAAAtagaaacttctttaaaaaaatagtaaaatgatatAAGACCATAATCTGGGTGGCAGTAAGACCCCAAAGAGGCATTATGCTTTTATGcctatgtttttataaataactaAGATGTAGTAAAAGAAACAGGCTAAAGTTTCTCAATTTTTCAATCCCTACTAGGAAGTAGCAATACTAACAGCTACAAAGGAGATATTCACAGCAACTGTttgtcttaaaagaaaacaatacagagTAGCTTTACTGATCCAATAAATCAGAGATGCCTTCAAAATTTTCCCAAACTGTTGAACAGATATGCAGTTAGGACACTTTTCAATGTATATTAGATAAAACATAGGAATGCTTCTGATATTATATAACCAAAATGATTTATTTGATTGATACTTGATTCTAGATTTCATGGGGGTGGGTGTGCAAATCATTGCTGATATGTAAAGTATATTTTGGGATAGAAAAGTTTCTACAAGGTGAGTTTTATTGAgctaaaaacttttattttccaaagttcaaaatactttaaaaattgtttaagtttatagtttttctttctatGCCTTTGTCAGGtgtcaaaatatacaaataaaaatgttacttccACGCAAACTATGACGCTGAAACATTACCAAGttcaaagttcattttatttttatttttagtcagaAGTCCCTGCCTACTCCCAGGCTTATAAATAAGTGAACACTGccattcttgaaagaaaaaaaaaacaaaaccaattaaCACTTATGTGAAGAACTTTTAATTCTTACATgaaaccataatttttaaaagaaccttaCTTACTGCCTAGGAAGATATCTGAAGTTTACAGATAAAAATACTGGGGAGGAAGAAACTTTCTACTTTTCTAAACCTGTGTGGTTAGCACTAAGGTTTTTGACCCCAAAGGGCAATGGCCAATTCCAAAACACAGAACTGTGGAGTAGGCAACAGAAAGGCTCACAGAATGAAATCCTGTTTGTGAATGAAACAGGATTGGGTGCAAGAAAGTGTTAACTAGTTctttctcagagacagaaaatgacTGTTTAGGTGTAATTatcattaaaatgataaagaaaaacaaaaacctttcacTTCTTTTAAAAGGCTTTTCTTGATCTATTTGCATGAAACAACCAAACTTGTCCTATCTGAAAAGGAAAACTCCacacagaaagtaaaaaacatttgtaaacaaAGCTGTTTTATTATTACAGTATACCAAAtccctcatttcttttaaattacattaattgctgaagaatataaaatatgtatgaccTAACAACCATCAACAACGACAAACTTATGAAACAGAGTACTACcattcaattttatctttttaagtggGCTTCAAGCCCAGCACGGAGCCGAgggagatcaagacatgagctgaggtcaaaagtcagaagcttagctAACTGAGCTTTCCAGGCACACCTACCATTcaattttaaatctttgtgtAGCCACTTTTGTATACTAAAGAAACAGAAGGTTCTTCCAAATACCTCAGATTAAGTTGGAAGAACTATGTAATTTCTTTAAGGGTTATTGCCTAGAGGTaggcttttaaaattatgaatgcaAGAAGCTCAAGATTCATCTCACATCTAGCCTAGGAGATGTCTGTTCTTAAAGGAAGGGTAACTAGATTGTAAATGATGAGTTTCTCACTCATCATCATGTGCAATCTAGAACATAACATGTTCCCTCTATTTCTTAGTAAATCTCATTTATGGTAATTCTCTTCTTAAAATCAGGAAGGTAGATACTGAAAGAGAACTCAGCCTTgccactgacaaaaaaaaaaccaaaaaaacacaaaaactggtAACAGCCACCTTTGGTATTAGTGAGCCTTTCAACTCAGCAGAATTCTGGAATTCATTTCCTTAtgtgggcaggtggggaggaCCACATTCAAAAAGTATGGAGAAGGCAATAAGAACACAGAAAACAcaagttcttcttcttcttcttcttttttttaagattttattttttaagtaatctctacacctaacatggggttggaactcacaacccagagatcaagaactGCATGCTCTAacaactgatccagccaggcgTGCACCACAGAAAACACAAATCCTTAATTATGACCCACTTCCTATCATTTAGTAAGTGGTCAAATAACCGATCTTTACATTGttcagtacattaaaaaaaaaaaaaaaaacccattttctCACTGACCAAAATAGGAGGGGAAAGGATCATGGAGCTCAAACTTTATTTGCAATGAAAGCATGAAGCAAATATAAGGTTATTAAGTACAACCACAGGTCCACTAATAGCTTATGAGGTAATAAAAACATCAGTTTTCTAAAAAGTCAGGCAAGTATCTATACCTATAGCTTTGTTGCTTTTAGCCAAGGGATAGGTTAAAAGTAGGTCACCAGTGCATGAGCAGCCTACTTACTGCATAtaagctaaatatttttttattctttgagaatTAAACTCTCCACTGccaaggtaaaaaaagaaaatgaaccaaaacacacatttaaaaaacaaagcacacaCTCCATAAATACAAATACGTACTTTGATGATGGCAAATATGCATTGCCTTCCCCAGACTTTCCTAGAATCTCCTGTGATTTACTTGGACTTCAAAAAATAATAGTTCCTAGTCTATTTCTCAGCCGAGCCTAAAAGAGCTGCCATTAGTTCCCTGCAAGTAACAAAAATATCCAGGACTACCATAAGCATAAAGTGCTACCAAGAATTATCTTCCTTACCAGGGTGGATCATGAATGAAGAAACCTGCATGTCCAGTCACCTTTTGAAATGATTAAACAGCAGGAGATATCTAGCCACAGGGCAAACTGTTAATTTCTAATAAGTTGTGTTATGTGAGTTTGGTGTCTTGCTAGGCATTgtaaaggggtgggggagaagcatTATCAAACCATTTAATTGCTATTGGCCCCATGCAGATTTCAGCCCAAAGGGATCCTATGCCAAATTAGGATTTAATTATTctttagcagaaagagaaaccaaatgatgaaaatgttcaagacattattttaagaaacaacatTCTAAAATGGGCATGTGCACTGGTAAACTCCAAGTATGCTTCAACTTCTtggataaaaaagacattttgctCTTCCCAATAATCACTCCAAATAAAAATGCTGGTGTTTCAAAATAGACTAAGAAAATAATCACCTTCACACCTTCAGTGTCACAATTCCTTAGAAAAGCATCacgtaagatttttttttcctttggtaaattAGGTACATCTAAGGGAATGTTAGAAACTATCATATTAAATTGTACCTTATTATCTACTGGAAGTGATAATTGTTAAACAATGATTCAATTTACAAACAGGCCAAACTACACATATATGCCATATACTTCTCTTTGGTCTTGACAAAAGCTTCAGGTTGGGTTAGCAAAGCAGAGATTCAAAAACCTTTAtctcatcaaattaaaaaaatttatcttttactGTCCCCTTGTTAATCAGGCTTCATGTCACAAAGGTAAGCAAAACAAAGACTGAATATATCTTAAGATATCAGTCCAGGTCAGTCCAGGTAGAGAGGAACCCGTGACTGGCTTTTTAACATCTAATACTTAAGCAGTgtgaaaaacaaaaggcaaagcaAGCCAACATTGTCATTTTTCAGGTTTtcatagaaaactagaaaaattttCACTAGAAAAATTTGTCATGAGGTTCATGTTTGACTTCATCCTTCCCTTGGAGTTGAATTAACGCTAACCTTATACAACTAGAGGACGAAACggattctttttctcactttctggTTAAATACATGCATTTGGTTTCTAACCCTGTAATATATTAGTGTTGTATCTAAAAGCAATGTTTTCTAACCCTTAGGTGAATGTAAGAGTGTGAAGCTAAAGCCACTTGTTTAATGCTGCAATGCATGTAAAGAGTGCCTTACACATAGGAAGTGCTCACTtagtttataattataaaaaaaaaaaccctatacaAGTActcaaaaacaacacaaatacatCTTTCCCTAATCGGAGTGGTTTGAAACGTCAGAAATGACACTTTCTGGGTCTATATATTTATAGCTCATAATTGAAATACTTCCCCCACACAAAAACAAGACGTTCTTTACTTTCCCAGTGAAGAACTGAGGAAGCAGCAAAGTCACCTTTTACATATAAGAAACGGAAAATGTCACTTTAGACTTCTAAATCCGATTAACTGACTAGTGTTTCAGCATGACTCCTTCAACACTGTCCCCTAAGCAGTAATAAGCAACTTCTAAAAAACAGGTGCTCCTTTCTCAACTTAGTTTATTTTATAAACCTTTACGTATTATCTTTGCTGAAGCACCTTTGACAGAGGCAGCATTCATACCTGATTACAAGTGTGCCCAAATCTAACAAATCACATCAGCATCATGGCAAAAAGAAAATACCCTAAGAGTTAGAATATGAGCTTGTCAAAGTTCAACTCATTTTACCAAATGGAACTTCTAAGACAAGCAGGGAAAATGTATGTGTTAAAGGAACATGTCCAAGTGTTCGACGTTACTGCATCTGTTCAAGGTTAGTTTAATTCagcaaatgtaaagaaaattaaaactggtTCTCTATTAACTGTCATTTAAACCTTCCCATCACTATTCTATAGACCCCTTGAGTAAGTGCTCTTTAAAGATCACAAGAAATCATcgttaaaatacacattttcttcagCAGGCAGATAAAATCACCACGTCAGAAAGGTTTGTGTTTAAGTATTTAGACTAAACTATGCCCTATGGGTGTAGAAAAAAGAACACTGGACTAGGAGTTCACTTAGGGCCCTGAGCCTCATTAGCAGAGTTGGTTGGCATAGCCTTGGAAAAGTTACTCTGGGGCTAAATAAATTCAATTTCCTCACCAGTAACATTAAGAATGAATTATCTCACGTTTAAATAACAAtccatagttttcagagtgctgCAGTAAGTTGCCTCTCCCTTGAGGTAACAAGAACCCTGATGGGCCAGAAGGGAAGGTGTCAGTGCTCCGTTTTATCACTTGAGACACTAAAAACTGTGAACTATCAACACAACTCTAAGAAATAAGCATGCATCCCCACATTCCTAGTTACTCTGGGAGAATGTACTTAGTATGAAATCACAATGAATGACTAAATAAGCTATTTACAGGAgtaaaggtttttaaaaggctaaaaataaaaggaagcaaatgAAAGTTGATACGCTCGTTTAAAACATGGGAAAGaatgtttcattaaaaagttCGTACATATATACTGGCGTAGAAAAAATCTGAGTATtcaccaaaatattaatagtggTTAGCCCTGAGCGGCGGGAATACCTATGATTTTCATCCTTTTATGTCTCGTTTTCCAAGCAAACACGATCTAGCTGTTATTCTAAACAAAAACAAGCCAAAGCAATTACCCGCTGGTAGGTTACAGGCGTGTTTTAAAAAGGCTTTAATTGTAACAGCAGTGACAACTCCCAGGAACACACCAGGATTTCAAGGACACATGCTGGAAGCTcagaaatcagtaaaaaaaaaaaaaaaaaaaaaaaaaaaaggggggggggagcggtAAATGCCCCTGCGCAAATGACACCCATTTTCAACCTGACTTCAGAGCCAGCTGGGGGAGCGGACTGATAGCTCCCGTCTGGTCTGGCAAAACCCGAATCAAAAATTCCCCCAAGTGCCTTCCAGATCTCGAGAAGGAAGTGGGAGGAAAGGGCCAGGAGGCGGCAGGCGTTCGTCACGCGCTCACAGGGGAATGAAGAGGGAGCCTCGACCCCGATGCTGAAATGGTCCTTCCGCCCCCCCATCCCGTGCCGGGCGCCTGCGAGGGCCGACGGGCCGGGAACAACGCCGCTCCGCTAAGGCGCTTCTACACGGGGCCCAAAGTGCTCTCCCAACCCGGGGGGCCCAAGCCCCCATCTTACAGGGTTTCTTGGCATCCTTGATCTTCATGGCGTCTGCCTAAAGAACCAAAGGCAGCCTCGGGTCCGGAGCACGGGGGGTAGTGGAGTCGACTCCGGAGGTGTCTCGGCCGCGCGGGAAGGCCCGGCCGGTTCCTCCCCTCAGGCCGGGCGGGGCGGGCCtggggcggggcggcggcgccTAAGGCGAGGCCCGGCCCAGGGGgcggcctccccaccccctcgaGGGTGTGCCGGGACCGAGCGAGCTGGGGAAGGCCTCCGGCCTCGCCGCTCCGGGGCCCCCCCGCAGCCGCTCCAAACAAAAGGCCCCGGTCCcccgagccgccgccgccgccgccgcactgAGAAATAGCCCGCCCAGGCCGAGCGCCCACGTGACGCCAGCCCCTCCTCTCTCCGCCGGCTGCTGGGGATGGTAGTTCTCCGGGTCGCGATGCCCCGGTCTCTGGCTGCAGCTTTCCAGTCGGACTACGAAGCCCAGGCTGCATCGCAGTCCCTCCACTGAGGCCCCTCCGCTTCCGGAGGTCGCCTCAGCGTGGTCCCAGAGAGAAGGGGCGGGGCCTTAATCACGCCAGCGAAGAGGCGACCAATGGTGGCTGAGTTGGGCGGGCTGCGGAAGTCTGGGGCTCAGGCTTCACCCCGCGGCTGGACAAGAAGGGGAAGGGTACTATGTCTGTGCAGGTACTGTCATGGCTGTTCTGTAAGTCGCAGCCTTCCCCTGGAGGTAGAAAACCTGGTCATTGGGCGGTGGAAAGCACTAAACACAGGGCTGTAGAGCCGCTCTTTAGGCAGACCGTTGAATGCATTTGTAAATTAAAGTCATTCACAACGGGACCCTCTGGCTTAAGAGACACCTCAAATGTTATGGGGTTGGAATactaataatagcaataaaaataataatatttatggaatgcGTACCATGTCCTAGGCACTCTGCTAAGCACTTTTTGTGGAATTATTTAGTTCGATTGAGCAACCTTGTAAACTGcctacaattatttttattatctaccATTTTGAAGATGGGGTGGGACCTGAGGAGTTAAATAAATTGGGAAACACGTGCTCTTTGCCACAGTTCCGTGGTCCCTTCAGGGGCCCTGCAGTCCAGCTTCCTCTTTCCAAAGGGGGAAAtttccagagaagaaaattaGATTTTCCAGTTCTCACAGCAAAGCCAGAGACCCCTTTCTCAATGCCCCCTATTTTCTGACTCTTCTAGCTGGAACAGGAAGGGAtggcattgagcatcttttcctggcCTCCCCTCCACCTCTGTCCGCCAGTAAGCTGACCAGGAATTCAGTGACTTTGGCAACAGATGGTCTGAGAGTTGGCAATGGATGATTGAGCTTTATTGCCCCTCTCTTATGGGGGATGAGACAAGGATCGTAAATATGGACAGGAAGGGACACAAACTACCAGGGAGCAAGTACTgagagcttacttttaaaattttaatttaggggtgcctgggtggctcagttggttgagcatcccactcttgatttcggctcaggtcatgttccctgGGTCCTGGAATCAGGCCCTCGTGTCGCTTtgctatggagcctgcttatgattctctctctctctctctctctctctgtctctccccccccccactcgtgccttttctctctctcaaataagaataaatacattaattaatttaatttaatttaaatgtaatcctcacaaccacccttTGAAATATAATGATTAAGAACTGCAGACTTGAATGTACATCTTGGTCCTATACCTTGGCAATAaatttgggcaaatta is a genomic window containing:
- the PANK3 gene encoding pantothenate kinase 3 isoform X2; the protein is MDIGGTLVKLSYFEPIDITAEEEQEEVESLKSIRKYLTSNVAYGSTGIRDVHLELKDLTLFGRRGNLHFIRFPTHDLPTFIQMGRDKNFSTLHTVLCATGGGAYKFEEDFRTIGNLHLHKLDELDCLVKGLLYIDSVSFNGQAECYYFANASEPERCQKMPFNLDDPYPLLIVNIGSGVSILAVHSKDNYKRVTGTSLGGGTFLGLCCLLTGCESFEEALEMASKGDSTQADKLVRDIYGGDYERFRLPGWAVASSFGNMIYKEKRESVSKEDLARATLVTITNNIGSVARMCAVNEKINRVVFVGNFLRVNTLSMKLLAYALDYWSKGQLKALFLEHEGYFGAVGALLGLPNFS
- the PANK3 gene encoding pantothenate kinase 3 isoform X1; this translates as MKIKDAKKPSFPWFGMDIGGTLVKLSYFEPIDITAEEEQEEVESLKSIRKYLTSNVAYGSTGIRDVHLELKDLTLFGRRGNLHFIRFPTHDLPTFIQMGRDKNFSTLHTVLCATGGGAYKFEEDFRTIGNLHLHKLDELDCLVKGLLYIDSVSFNGQAECYYFANASEPERCQKMPFNLDDPYPLLIVNIGSGVSILAVHSKDNYKRVTGTSLGGGTFLGLCCLLTGCESFEEALEMASKGDSTQADKLVRDIYGGDYERFRLPGWAVASSFGNMIYKEKRESVSKEDLARATLVTITNNIGSVARMCAVNEKINRVVFVGNFLRVNTLSMKLLAYALDYWSKGQLKALFLEHEGYFGAVGALLGLPNFS
- the PANK3 gene encoding pantothenate kinase 3 isoform X3, with product MLQMEKVELHIEDASYPQNITDCMIQTFPWFGMDIGGTLVKLSYFEPIDITAEEEQEEVESLKSIRKYLTSNVAYGSTGIRDVHLELKDLTLFGRRGNLHFIRFPTHDLPTFIQMGRDKNFSTLHTVLCATGGGAYKFEEDFRTIGNLHLHKLDELDCLVKGLLYIDSVSFNGQAECYYFANASEPERCQKMPFNLDDPYPLLIVNIGSGVSILAVHSKDNYKRVTGTSLGGGTFLGLCCLLTGCESFEEALEMASKGDSTQADKLVRDIYGGDYERFRLPGWAVASSFGNMIYKEKRESVSKEDLARATLVTITNNIGSVARMCAVNEKINRVVFVGNFLRVNTLSMKLLAYALDYWSKGQLKALFLEHEGYFGAVGALLGLPNFS